A window from Opitutia bacterium ISCC 52 encodes these proteins:
- a CDS encoding DUF5069 domain-containing protein, whose translation MKHYDYQKTLELVWRKAVDLYQTGNRDSATYFDEVELEFLTSIGANAQEIFDFAEDFVDGGEPDFTTVAMIHDVRRAYLREQQNGTASSAMLDPNSLPPKDSEAEGIRWLPRIIPKAKAKLRGELHPDVMYSCGGDRHFLKTNDIHAAEFLRVVWENEDNDQAIIDWVAKRVNG comes from the coding sequence ATGAAACATTACGATTATCAGAAAACGCTCGAACTTGTCTGGCGGAAGGCCGTTGATCTCTACCAAACTGGCAACCGTGACAGTGCCACCTATTTCGATGAAGTAGAGCTGGAATTTTTAACATCCATCGGTGCCAACGCTCAGGAGATCTTTGATTTTGCGGAAGACTTTGTCGATGGGGGAGAGCCAGATTTCACGACCGTCGCTATGATCCATGATGTGCGTCGAGCTTATCTCCGCGAACAGCAAAACGGCACTGCTTCTTCCGCTATGCTGGATCCAAACTCTTTGCCCCCTAAGGACTCGGAAGCAGAGGGTATTCGTTGGTTGCCACGGATTATTCCTAAAGCAAAAGCCAAGCTCCGCGGTGAGCTCCATCCTGATGTTATGTATAGCTGTGGAGGGGATCGTCACTTTCTTAAAACCAATGACATTCACGCCGCTGAGTTTCTTCGAGTCGTTTGGGAAAACGAAGACAACGACCAAGCCATTATCGATTGGGTCGCCAAGCGAGTGAATGGGTAA
- a CDS encoding class I SAM-dependent methyltransferase gives MPPAIETHEKAISQWLKPNGVGVEIGALTTPIPGLKPFYVDRFAEYAGQPCLAVYWGDACHLPFRSNSLDYVASSHVLEHVANPVAALLEWHRVLAHGGVIYMVIPDRPFTFDHPRGLTDPEHMWADYENQVDQYDGTHIYDFVDKIDWPMYRPDVVPEDLDSDRAAFRDQLVYDLEHKKEFNMHFHVFEKSNLEQFIQLIAKRKKLSWKIKGYVNSFPADCPNGIFMAIRVNKSWIESFKSWVNRLLTRRKKTFPLLPSAKPISDSDKMRRSC, from the coding sequence ATGCCCCCTGCGATCGAGACTCATGAAAAAGCCATCAGTCAGTGGTTAAAGCCCAACGGCGTAGGTGTCGAAATCGGTGCCCTCACAACGCCGATTCCTGGATTAAAACCATTCTATGTAGACCGATTTGCGGAATATGCCGGTCAACCCTGCTTGGCTGTTTATTGGGGGGATGCCTGCCATTTGCCCTTTCGTTCCAATTCGCTCGATTATGTGGCTTCCTCCCACGTTTTGGAACATGTGGCCAATCCTGTTGCTGCCTTATTGGAGTGGCATCGTGTTCTAGCCCACGGGGGTGTCATCTACATGGTTATTCCTGATAGGCCATTCACCTTTGACCATCCTCGTGGGCTCACCGACCCGGAGCATATGTGGGCGGATTACGAGAATCAGGTAGATCAATATGATGGAACCCATATCTATGACTTTGTGGATAAGATCGATTGGCCCATGTACCGACCGGATGTTGTACCGGAGGACCTTGATAGCGATCGAGCGGCATTTCGTGATCAGCTCGTTTATGACTTAGAGCACAAGAAAGAGTTTAACATGCACTTTCATGTTTTTGAGAAATCGAACCTGGAGCAGTTTATTCAGTTAATTGCCAAAAGGAAGAAGTTGTCCTGGAAGATAAAAGGCTACGTAAACAGTTTTCCGGCTGATTGTCCCAATGGAATCTTTATGGCGATTCGCGTGAATAAGAGTTGGATCGAAAGCTTCAAGTCATGGGTCAATCGACTCCTGACTCGGCGAAAAAAGACTTTTCCACTCTTACCTTCTGCAAAGCCCATTTCGGATTCAGACAAAATGCGACGGAGTTGCTAG
- a CDS encoding alkaline phosphatase family protein, which produces MAWLTTAQADNTYQKLQSGPMIGHASMAEVLIWVQTTGPSEVIIKYWAEGDRSHVMESAPIQTEKQTAFVAKCLADEVRSDSSYVYEVWIDGEKVTPRFREEFRNGEAIPLTFSTPKNWRFRKEGHRVFDFTIGFGSCAYINQEGGYDRLSNEDPYGAGYEIFESIYDKDPDIFVWLGDNVYLREADWTSWTGILQRWTHDRSLPHLRGLLANRPNYATWDDHDYGPNDSGWDFWNKDQTTKAFNLFYGNPSAGLPTLPGIFTFFNQGDVNVYLLDNRFYRDGPEHLKAFDREKALLGKKQVDWLISSLKYRQGQSTGGYLPSYPSNFNIICIGNTVLGETGSVDTYQLFDEEYQYLIDRIMEEGIDGVVFMSGDVHFGEVNLVELKGGGQAGVPGKAGLKGKTYRFMEVTTSPLTAGSWDGPDDNIHRYDIFPGEKDTVGVRNFSTLSFEGPLDDRRMSIRYYDTDGNLLNQKEGADEGVVTDASVISANWLKAPERRKD; this is translated from the coding sequence ATGGCATGGCTTACAACTGCACAAGCCGATAATACCTACCAGAAGCTACAGTCTGGGCCCATGATTGGACATGCATCTATGGCTGAAGTGCTTATCTGGGTACAGACAACAGGTCCTTCAGAAGTGATTATTAAATATTGGGCTGAAGGCGACCGATCCCACGTAATGGAATCAGCACCCATCCAAACTGAAAAGCAAACCGCGTTTGTAGCCAAATGCCTGGCTGATGAGGTGCGCTCCGATAGTAGTTATGTTTACGAGGTCTGGATCGATGGAGAAAAAGTGACTCCTCGTTTCCGTGAGGAATTTCGCAATGGGGAAGCTATTCCATTAACCTTCTCCACTCCGAAAAATTGGCGCTTTCGAAAAGAGGGGCATCGAGTTTTCGATTTTACTATTGGTTTTGGGAGCTGTGCTTACATCAACCAAGAAGGCGGTTATGATCGTTTGAGTAATGAGGATCCATACGGAGCAGGCTATGAGATCTTTGAAAGTATTTACGATAAAGACCCGGATATTTTTGTATGGCTGGGAGACAATGTTTACCTGCGCGAAGCAGATTGGACCTCTTGGACAGGAATCTTGCAGCGCTGGACCCACGACCGTTCGCTTCCGCACTTGAGGGGCCTTTTGGCCAATCGGCCCAACTACGCGACTTGGGACGATCACGACTATGGGCCCAATGATTCAGGTTGGGACTTTTGGAACAAAGACCAGACCACGAAAGCCTTTAACCTATTCTATGGCAATCCATCTGCAGGTCTCCCTACCCTACCCGGAATCTTTACCTTCTTTAATCAAGGTGATGTGAATGTCTACCTTCTGGATAATCGTTTCTACCGAGACGGCCCCGAACACTTGAAAGCGTTTGATCGAGAAAAAGCTTTATTGGGCAAGAAGCAGGTGGATTGGTTGATCAGTTCTCTGAAGTACCGTCAGGGCCAATCAACCGGTGGTTACCTTCCCAGCTATCCTTCCAATTTTAATATTATATGCATCGGAAACACGGTTCTGGGAGAAACGGGTTCAGTTGATACCTACCAGTTATTCGATGAGGAGTATCAATATCTCATCGACCGTATCATGGAAGAAGGCATCGACGGAGTTGTTTTTATGAGTGGTGATGTACACTTCGGCGAAGTCAATTTGGTCGAGCTTAAGGGCGGAGGGCAAGCAGGTGTACCCGGCAAGGCAGGACTCAAGGGCAAAACCTATCGCTTCATGGAGGTGACCACCAGCCCACTCACAGCCGGTTCATGGGATGGCCCTGATGATAATATCCATCGCTATGATATTTTTCCGGGAGAAAAAGACACTGTAGGGGTTCGAAATTTTTCCACGCTCTCATTCGAAGGGCCTTTGGATGATCGACGAATGAGCATCCGGTATTACGACACGGATGGAAATTTGCTGAACCAAAAAGAAGGCGCCGATGAAGGGGTCGTCACAGACGCCTCGGTGATTTCTGCAAATTGGTTAAAGGCGCCGGAGAGAAGGAAAGACTAA
- a CDS encoding BatA and WFA domain-containing protein, whose protein sequence is MLNFTNSLFLFALAGLAVPILLHLINRELAVNLKFPSIRFIHRSQLPRKEKRKLRDLLLLLLRLCLYAGIVLAFAKPVWVEPLPEVAAGGSSQQTIYVVDASSSMSRGSVWADAVNAVQRDMTEDDAQERGLVVFADRVLAQIPPTTDGDSLETTLQGITPEYTAGNPGTALDTAVRLFRPETKQRLVLVSDFQETDWQRDLPGVPEDVEMAFLTPSASRGPNIGIVNVNTVPVGKNQARVLVSLRNFSEDGETLNVTLNGEGISEEKSINLPAGQSGNLTFLLDVEEAIALSANIPADSYNRDNVWHFWVAPPPVVRVYAFLPNLDEPQAVNAFYFLQTALEVESETDWVRFEVTALDRGFFEASLLEEADVVIVPAAGSYLRDEQWEDLKAYLNLGRTALLLPGEGFPKHFRALENNDIMQSRFLGLAGNTNERQQPYHLNYINPSSRLAQTFGDGAGKDLFLVNVYRYVRLQASSEDTVLMAFENGEPALLSLAVGQGTAYASTFAFDPSWTDLPLRNSFLPLVRELVQEGFDTDRLRSKLFMEEAFGLSDSVEAPGALELEGKFVEVNVNPSESVSARVDTEQWLPALLSQKPLYAKASSSSAPLPGAGGVETPLWPWLLMIALLCLFLESVVTGMKDSLQPSALGKADPA, encoded by the coding sequence ATGCTTAATTTTACGAACAGTCTCTTTCTTTTCGCTCTCGCCGGCTTGGCAGTGCCGATTCTGTTGCACCTTATCAACCGGGAATTGGCAGTGAATTTGAAGTTTCCTTCTATTCGTTTTATTCATCGCTCCCAGCTTCCTCGCAAAGAAAAGCGTAAGCTCCGTGACTTGCTACTCCTGCTCCTTCGACTATGCCTCTACGCGGGCATAGTGCTGGCATTTGCCAAACCGGTTTGGGTTGAGCCCTTACCTGAGGTTGCCGCCGGTGGATCCTCCCAACAAACGATCTATGTAGTCGACGCCTCCTCCAGTATGAGCCGAGGATCGGTATGGGCCGATGCTGTCAATGCGGTTCAACGTGACATGACTGAGGACGATGCTCAGGAGCGAGGTCTTGTCGTATTTGCAGATCGGGTACTTGCCCAGATTCCGCCAACTACCGATGGGGATTCCCTCGAGACTACTCTTCAAGGCATTACACCCGAATATACCGCCGGTAATCCGGGAACTGCTCTTGATACCGCGGTTCGACTTTTTCGACCTGAGACGAAGCAGCGTCTTGTCCTGGTCTCCGATTTCCAGGAGACTGATTGGCAACGCGATCTGCCAGGAGTGCCCGAGGATGTCGAGATGGCCTTTCTCACACCTTCAGCCAGCAGGGGTCCCAACATAGGTATTGTAAACGTGAATACGGTGCCAGTTGGGAAGAATCAGGCGCGAGTATTAGTATCACTTCGGAACTTTTCTGAGGACGGTGAAACCCTAAACGTTACCCTAAACGGAGAAGGCATTTCTGAGGAGAAATCCATCAACCTGCCTGCTGGCCAGTCTGGCAACCTCACCTTTCTACTTGATGTGGAAGAGGCAATCGCTCTAAGCGCAAATATTCCAGCCGATAGCTATAATCGTGATAACGTCTGGCACTTTTGGGTTGCTCCGCCACCGGTGGTAAGGGTCTACGCCTTCCTCCCGAATCTCGATGAACCGCAGGCGGTCAATGCATTCTATTTTTTGCAGACAGCATTGGAGGTGGAGTCGGAAACCGATTGGGTGCGCTTTGAAGTGACCGCTCTGGATCGAGGATTCTTTGAAGCCAGTCTGTTGGAAGAGGCCGATGTGGTTATTGTTCCAGCTGCGGGCTCCTATTTGAGAGATGAGCAATGGGAGGATTTAAAGGCCTACCTCAATCTAGGACGAACGGCATTGTTACTGCCTGGAGAAGGATTCCCCAAACACTTCCGGGCACTCGAAAACAATGATATTATGCAATCTCGCTTTCTGGGACTTGCCGGGAATACCAATGAGCGTCAGCAACCGTACCATTTAAATTACATAAACCCCTCAAGTCGTCTCGCTCAGACATTTGGCGACGGGGCTGGTAAAGATCTGTTCCTGGTTAACGTATACCGTTACGTTCGATTACAGGCTTCTTCGGAAGATACGGTTTTGATGGCCTTTGAGAATGGGGAACCCGCTTTGCTCAGTTTGGCAGTCGGGCAGGGGACCGCGTACGCTTCCACCTTTGCCTTCGATCCAAGCTGGACGGATCTACCCTTGAGAAACTCATTTTTGCCTCTGGTACGTGAACTGGTTCAGGAAGGATTCGATACGGATCGACTGAGGAGCAAATTGTTTATGGAAGAGGCATTTGGGCTGAGTGATTCTGTGGAGGCTCCTGGCGCCCTCGAGCTGGAAGGCAAGTTTGTAGAAGTGAATGTCAACCCGAGTGAATCGGTCTCTGCCCGTGTGGATACCGAGCAGTGGTTACCGGCGTTGCTATCCCAGAAGCCTCTTTACGCTAAGGCTTCCTCTTCATCGGCGCCTTTGCCTGGGGCCGGTGGTGTGGAAACTCCATTGTGGCCATGGCTGCTAATGATTGCCCTTCTTTGTCTTTTCCTGGAGTCTGTTGTTACCGGAATGAAAGACTCCCTTCAACCCTCTGCCCTGGGGAAGGCCGATCCTGCCTGA
- the mog gene encoding molybdopterin adenylyltransferase has protein sequence MVKIGVINVSDRASQGVYEDIPGKEAVRLLRKYLTTEFEPVYKVIPDEQDQIEDALKYMADEAGCCLAITTGGTGPALRDITPEATEAVCEKLLPGFGEAMRAESLKIVPTAILSRQTAGTRGSCLIINLPGKPKAIEECLQVIFPAIPYCIDLVGGPHLETDPIVMKAFRPKAK, from the coding sequence ATGGTAAAAATTGGCGTCATTAATGTGTCTGACCGTGCGAGTCAGGGTGTTTATGAAGATATCCCGGGCAAGGAAGCGGTTCGCTTGCTCCGCAAATATCTCACCACTGAATTTGAACCGGTCTACAAGGTCATTCCAGACGAGCAGGATCAGATTGAGGATGCCCTAAAATATATGGCTGATGAAGCAGGTTGTTGCCTGGCCATCACCACTGGAGGGACGGGGCCAGCACTCCGCGATATTACTCCGGAAGCAACGGAAGCCGTTTGCGAAAAGCTGCTACCTGGATTCGGAGAGGCGATGCGAGCGGAGTCTTTGAAGATAGTCCCCACGGCCATCCTTTCCCGGCAAACTGCTGGGACGCGCGGCAGTTGTCTCATCATCAACTTACCTGGCAAGCCCAAAGCCATCGAAGAGTGCCTCCAAGTCATTTTCCCAGCTATTCCCTACTGCATCGATTTAGTGGGTGGTCCTCATTTAGAAACCGATCCTATTGTGATGAAAGCGTTTCGTCCCAAGGCTAAGTAA
- a CDS encoding VWA domain-containing protein, whose protein sequence is MYFDFPFPIWAVLLVVLLAAGALVWSVLRLQAWIPSRYRIALACLRGAALLALFLALANPYFVRENPDPEAFELVVLADTSGSMDTPDTEGALNREAVLREMIEFENPENLFNGPLATYPLNPYLFQESILPWRLGGAFTPAGQSAPGDALMQVLKQSQDRGRSLGGVLLISDGHENAGTLLVEAARQYRDAGIPISVIGIGENAPPGDISVHFTDSQLEAEVGEVVKVSGKVTNDFNTDKPVTVQLFRGGELLQEKTIKLESGETRDVNFEDRAEYAGVRTYRLRVEPLVEDTNPASDVDFATMEIKKPDEYRLLYLGSQLHWEFRFLKQALKDDPGFSLDSFIRTGPKSYLQNKAAEEESVPLTELPQEPSFYFEYDALIIDTRLTHLLSEAVLNSLRNVVTKRGAGLLALGPMDQSPKVLTSMLPVKEADVVLYKDKRYLELEMDPVFAGNKGGSLFQSPGPFLPENTPVYLGSSVSRGGRTSAATKGRNTPVLVVQAFGAGSTAYLGTENTWRWRMESDKGVEQHGLFWRQLLFWLASGGKERMDMPLQGTVQSLDSSVDLDLKVRAQDFGAESNARVSAFIEKPNGETADVLLNPSLTLPGQYEGDFLPADSGEFHVRYSVEYEDGELLEQDAFFAVSPTGPELSDTSFKESLLRDAARLSGGEYISYRDWKSIKDIPVADHIPVVQQRIYWAHSWPYFIVLALFLLSEWYRRRILGLK, encoded by the coding sequence ATGTATTTTGATTTTCCATTTCCGATCTGGGCAGTTCTTCTGGTGGTTCTATTGGCTGCCGGAGCCTTGGTGTGGAGTGTATTGCGTTTGCAGGCTTGGATTCCCAGCCGCTACCGGATCGCTTTGGCTTGTTTGAGGGGTGCTGCTTTGCTGGCCTTATTCTTAGCCTTAGCGAATCCTTATTTTGTCCGAGAAAATCCGGATCCGGAAGCCTTCGAGCTTGTGGTCCTCGCCGATACGTCTGGGAGTATGGACACTCCGGATACAGAAGGGGCTCTTAATCGTGAGGCGGTGTTGCGAGAGATGATCGAATTTGAAAACCCGGAAAATCTTTTTAATGGTCCGCTCGCTACGTACCCACTTAATCCATACTTATTTCAGGAATCGATTCTTCCTTGGCGCCTGGGTGGTGCTTTCACACCTGCGGGGCAAAGTGCTCCCGGAGATGCTTTAATGCAGGTGCTAAAACAAAGCCAGGATCGTGGCAGATCCTTGGGAGGAGTTTTATTGATCTCCGACGGACATGAGAATGCAGGCACCCTTTTAGTCGAAGCCGCCCGGCAATATCGTGACGCCGGTATCCCTATCTCAGTCATCGGGATAGGAGAGAATGCTCCTCCCGGAGATATCAGTGTGCACTTTACCGATTCGCAACTGGAAGCCGAAGTTGGGGAGGTCGTTAAAGTCAGTGGCAAGGTTACGAATGATTTCAATACGGATAAACCGGTAACCGTTCAGCTATTCCGTGGGGGTGAGTTGCTGCAGGAAAAAACCATTAAGCTCGAATCTGGAGAAACGCGCGACGTAAACTTCGAAGACCGTGCAGAATACGCCGGGGTGCGTACCTATCGCTTACGGGTGGAGCCATTGGTGGAGGATACCAATCCCGCTTCCGATGTGGATTTTGCTACCATGGAGATCAAAAAGCCAGACGAGTACCGCTTGCTTTACCTCGGATCTCAACTGCACTGGGAATTTCGCTTTCTTAAACAAGCGTTGAAAGATGATCCCGGCTTTTCACTCGATAGCTTTATCCGTACCGGACCGAAGTCATACCTGCAAAATAAAGCGGCCGAGGAGGAATCCGTACCTTTAACCGAGCTTCCCCAAGAACCGTCATTTTACTTTGAGTACGATGCACTGATTATTGATACGCGGTTAACACATTTGCTCAGCGAGGCTGTCCTGAATTCTTTGCGCAACGTGGTAACCAAGCGAGGAGCTGGTCTGCTTGCGCTGGGACCTATGGACCAATCACCGAAAGTCCTAACCTCCATGTTGCCAGTGAAAGAAGCCGACGTGGTTTTGTATAAGGACAAACGGTATCTCGAATTGGAGATGGATCCTGTATTTGCAGGAAATAAGGGAGGTTCCCTTTTTCAAAGCCCTGGGCCCTTCCTGCCTGAGAACACGCCGGTTTATTTAGGAAGCTCTGTCAGTCGTGGAGGACGAACCTCTGCTGCAACGAAGGGTCGCAACACCCCCGTTCTGGTGGTTCAAGCATTTGGGGCCGGGAGCACTGCATATTTAGGCACCGAGAATACCTGGCGCTGGCGGATGGAGTCGGACAAGGGAGTAGAGCAGCATGGACTGTTTTGGCGCCAGCTTCTGTTTTGGTTGGCCAGTGGTGGTAAGGAACGTATGGACATGCCATTGCAAGGGACGGTTCAGTCTCTCGATAGTTCGGTCGACCTTGATCTAAAGGTCCGAGCACAGGATTTTGGAGCCGAGTCAAATGCTCGTGTATCTGCCTTTATTGAAAAACCCAACGGAGAGACTGCGGATGTGTTGCTCAATCCATCTCTGACTTTGCCGGGTCAATATGAGGGCGATTTTCTGCCTGCTGATTCAGGAGAATTCCATGTCCGCTACTCAGTGGAGTATGAGGATGGTGAGCTCCTGGAGCAGGATGCTTTTTTTGCCGTATCACCTACAGGACCGGAATTGTCCGACACGTCCTTTAAAGAATCTCTATTAAGAGACGCCGCTCGTCTGAGTGGTGGTGAATACATCTCATACCGGGATTGGAAGTCGATTAAAGACATTCCTGTCGCCGATCATATCCCGGTGGTTCAGCAGCGAATTTATTGGGCACACAGTTGGCCCTATTTCATTGTGTTGGCTTTGTTTCTTCTGAGTGAATGGTATCGCAGGCGGATCCTGGGACTCAAATGA
- a CDS encoding DUF58 domain-containing protein: protein MAVAYKDLLDPAHLTRIENYFLMAKAAVEGFLSGMHRSVFHGFGTEFLQYRNYVPGEDLKYLDWKVYAKRDELVTKVFQEETSMNCYFVIDASASHHYQGDRAACSKLRYACMIAASLAYLATRQGDNISLFAYQDSIVEALEPGHRNGQLHRFLQALTRLQPTGGANHEKLLKSITHHMRSRGLVVYLSDMLEAEDTLPRMLQNLSFQHCDCLALQILDPDELDLPHGYPIRYIDAETNQEVTTFADAVRGDYQQAMDQFMGDLKGGFRRAQVDYKPLLTTDHLGRALSQYLHHRESIV, encoded by the coding sequence ATGGCCGTTGCCTACAAAGATTTATTGGATCCGGCTCATTTAACCCGGATCGAAAATTATTTCCTGATGGCCAAAGCGGCCGTCGAAGGTTTTTTATCCGGCATGCACCGCTCCGTATTTCACGGCTTTGGAACGGAGTTTCTTCAGTACCGCAACTACGTGCCAGGAGAAGATCTCAAATACCTGGACTGGAAGGTGTACGCCAAGCGAGACGAACTGGTGACGAAAGTGTTCCAGGAGGAGACCTCCATGAACTGTTACTTTGTTATCGATGCCAGTGCTTCGCATCACTACCAGGGAGATCGGGCGGCTTGTTCCAAGCTTCGCTATGCTTGTATGATCGCAGCCAGCCTGGCTTACCTGGCAACCCGGCAAGGAGATAACATCTCGCTCTTCGCTTACCAGGATTCCATTGTTGAAGCACTCGAACCGGGACACCGTAATGGGCAGCTGCATCGCTTTTTGCAGGCCCTGACACGTTTGCAGCCTACTGGAGGTGCCAATCACGAAAAGCTTCTCAAATCAATAACCCACCATATGCGGAGTCGCGGACTGGTGGTTTACTTGTCCGACATGTTGGAAGCAGAGGACACTCTTCCACGCATGCTGCAAAACTTAAGCTTCCAGCATTGCGATTGCTTGGCCTTGCAGATCCTCGATCCGGACGAACTGGATTTGCCACATGGTTATCCCATTCGATACATCGATGCCGAAACTAATCAGGAGGTGACGACCTTTGCTGATGCTGTGCGAGGAGATTATCAACAAGCCATGGATCAATTTATGGGTGACCTTAAAGGAGGCTTTCGGCGGGCACAGGTCGATTACAAGCCCTTGCTTACCACCGACCATCTCGGCCGCGCTTTGAGCCAATATTTGCACCATAGGGAGTCGATTGTGTAG
- a CDS encoding MoxR family ATPase: MSDANESEILSNIQNARERISAELSKVIIGQETIIEQMIIGLMARGHALLTGVPGLGKTLLVKSIAETFSLSFKRIQFTPDLMPADILGTEVVEEDKTTGKRLFRFVHGPIFANIVLADEINRTPPKTQAALLEAMEERQVTAAGQTFPLEPPFFVLATQNPIELEGTYPLPEAQLDRFLLNVVMDYLPQEDEIRMVTETTAVQKEKPEKVFTPEEILEIQNWVRQVPVSEHVVGYAVRLVSATRPVSDDAPDFVKDQIKWGAGSRASQALILAGKARALLNGRYTVAVEDVQALAIPVLRHRIIPNFHAEAEGITADSVIKRLLETISE, translated from the coding sequence ATGAGCGACGCGAACGAATCGGAGATTCTCAGCAACATACAAAACGCCCGAGAGCGGATATCAGCCGAGCTGAGCAAGGTCATTATCGGCCAGGAGACGATCATCGAGCAAATGATCATCGGCCTCATGGCACGAGGCCATGCGCTCCTAACCGGGGTCCCAGGTTTAGGGAAAACCTTGTTGGTAAAATCAATTGCCGAGACCTTTTCGCTTTCATTCAAGCGGATTCAGTTCACGCCTGACCTGATGCCGGCGGATATCCTCGGCACGGAAGTGGTCGAGGAGGACAAAACCACTGGAAAGCGACTATTCCGCTTCGTGCATGGCCCCATATTTGCCAACATCGTTTTGGCCGACGAAATCAATCGAACACCACCCAAGACCCAGGCGGCTCTTTTAGAAGCCATGGAAGAGCGCCAAGTGACGGCAGCTGGTCAAACCTTTCCCCTGGAACCGCCCTTCTTTGTGTTAGCGACGCAAAACCCGATTGAGCTGGAGGGCACCTATCCTCTTCCGGAAGCGCAGCTCGACCGATTCCTCCTCAATGTGGTTATGGACTACTTACCGCAAGAGGACGAAATACGCATGGTAACGGAGACGACGGCCGTGCAAAAGGAAAAGCCTGAAAAAGTATTTACCCCCGAGGAAATTCTGGAGATCCAAAATTGGGTGCGCCAGGTTCCTGTATCTGAGCACGTAGTGGGTTATGCGGTACGGCTCGTTTCTGCGACTCGCCCGGTTTCGGATGACGCTCCTGACTTTGTTAAGGACCAGATCAAATGGGGGGCCGGCTCACGTGCCTCGCAAGCCCTCATACTTGCAGGTAAGGCAAGGGCGCTTCTCAACGGTCGCTACACGGTTGCCGTTGAAGATGTGCAAGCCTTGGCCATTCCGGTGCTTCGTCACCGTATCATTCCCAATTTCCACGCCGAAGCAGAAGGCATCACCGCCGATTCTGTGATCAAGCGGCTACTCGAGACCATTTCTGAGTAA